A region of Moorena producens PAL-8-15-08-1 DNA encodes the following proteins:
- a CDS encoding TerB family tellurite resistance protein — MTIELLSHLTGRNLTQDDITPPVRFLAALVTLGMGVMYADGVVQDEEKQLLEKTIERLVPPQRDVRQLVQRLLSGLEKNPVYQNPQQWLKLTTSLSESERILLLNFCYAMSAVDGTIDPNESQYLQLASNSLGIDSRYPVLMETWFKGEEFPDQSVWEELQSKLQPEQFEALGIRLVNQQVVEYLSRLVGRQLSVLDITPTMIFVVSLVTISLEVMLADGQVVEEETQLLAKTIDRLTPPEEDDLRQLGPFLIGLLLREVKRNPTASNCPEWLTLSKPLSDAEKLLLLCFAYDMSAADGEIDPTEQNYLHIVAKHLGIDSRYTAVLEAGFRDEDIQDEQAWDELRSQLHPDQFQYLDMVFVDAARYILDCLEVCSF, encoded by the coding sequence ATGACTATTGAACTTTTGTCCCACCTAACCGGACGAAACCTCACTCAAGACGATATAACACCGCCTGTGAGGTTTTTAGCTGCCCTAGTAACCCTTGGGATGGGAGTCATGTATGCTGATGGCGTTGTACAGGACGAAGAGAAGCAGCTACTAGAGAAAACCATTGAGCGATTAGTACCCCCCCAGAGGGATGTCCGTCAATTGGTGCAGCGTTTGCTTTCTGGACTAGAGAAGAATCCGGTTTATCAAAATCCTCAGCAGTGGTTAAAGCTAACCACCTCCCTGTCTGAGTCAGAGCGAATTTTGCTCCTTAACTTTTGCTATGCCATGTCAGCGGTGGATGGGACGATTGACCCCAATGAAAGCCAGTATTTACAGCTAGCCTCAAATTCCCTAGGCATTGACTCCCGGTACCCAGTGCTGATGGAAACTTGGTTCAAGGGTGAGGAGTTCCCAGATCAGTCGGTTTGGGAAGAGTTGCAATCAAAGCTGCAACCAGAACAGTTTGAGGCTTTAGGTATCCGACTGGTAAATCAGCAAGTTGTTGAATACTTGTCTCGTCTGGTGGGAAGGCAACTCAGTGTGCTAGATATTACACCAACCATGATTTTTGTGGTATCCTTAGTCACTATTTCCTTGGAAGTAATGTTGGCGGATGGTCAAGTGGTAGAAGAAGAAACACAGCTGCTGGCAAAAACCATTGACCGCTTAACGCCTCCCGAGGAGGATGATTTGCGTCAATTGGGGCCGTTCTTGATCGGACTTCTGCTTCGGGAAGTTAAGCGGAACCCTACTGCGTCTAATTGCCCCGAATGGTTAACTTTGAGTAAGCCTCTAAGCGATGCTGAGAAGCTACTCTTGTTGTGCTTTGCTTATGATATGTCAGCGGCGGATGGGGAAATTGACCCTACTGAGCAGAACTATTTACACATAGTGGCTAAGCATTTGGGGATTGATTCTAGGTATACAGCAGTCCTGGAGGCAGGATTTAGGGATGAAGATATTCAGGATGAACAGGCTTGGGATGAGTTGCGCTCCCAGCTCCA